The following proteins are co-located in the Choloepus didactylus isolate mChoDid1 chromosome 11 unlocalized genomic scaffold, mChoDid1.pri SUPER_11_unloc6, whole genome shotgun sequence genome:
- the LOC119524739 gene encoding zinc finger protein 596-like has translation MMQSLESLTFKDVAVDFPQEEWALLDTSQRTLFRDVMAEIVSHLVSVGFQVCKSDVLSQLQQGEELWREEIGFFQNQCSGRESGCKKQEMVPIQNICRNDAATIMSLSSHIPKSPLKCNDLKEGFRDTSTVSQHVLVQKGKKPNFRKLFGNALSDQSSFLQHMQVHPRRKSSEYDVGGKAFIQTSGLRQYNGSNVGEKPFECHQCGKAFTHRSYLRQHERIHNGEKPYECHLCWKVFTHCTSLRQHERTHTGEKPYECHLCGKAFTNCSGLRQHESTHTGEKPYQCHLCGKAFTQPSTLRLHERIHTGEKPYECHLCGKSFRTCSYLRNHERTHTGEKPYECNVCGKAFTDRSHLRQHEKTHTGEKPYKCHICGKAFTHRSYLKQHEIVHNGEKAYECQLCGKVFTRSSALRQHERTHTREKPFECHLCGKAFTACSGRRQHERTHTGEKPYECHLCGKAYTTCSHLRVHKRTHTGEKPYECRLCGKAFTRCSGLKQHERTHT, from the exons GGTTTCAGGTCTGCAAATCGGATGTGCTTTCCCAATTACAGCAAGGAGAGGAACTGTGGAGAGAAGAAATAGGATTTTTTCAAAACCAGTGTTCAG GCAGGGAAAGTGGATGTAAAAAACAAGAAATGGTACCCATTCAGAATATCTGCAGGAATGATGCAGCTACCATCATGTCTTTG AGCTCTCACATTCCAAAGAGTCCCTTGAAATGTAATGATTTGAAAGAAGGATTCAGAGACACTTCCACAGTTTCTCAACATGTGTTagttcagaaggggaagaaaccCAATTTCAGAAAACTATTTGGAAATGCCCTCAGTGACCAGTCCTCTTTTCTTCAACATATGCAAGTTCATCCTAGAAGAAAGTCATCTGAATATGATGTAGGTGGTAAAGCCTTTATTCAAACCTCTGGCCTTAGACAATACAATGGATCTAATGTTGGAGAGAAACCCTTTGAATGTCAtcagtgtgggaaagccttcactcatcGTTCTTatcttaggcaacatgagagaattcacaatggagagaaaccctatgaatgccatctgTGTTGGAAAGTCTTCACCCACTGCACTagccttagacaacatgagaggacacacactggagagaagccctatgaatgtcatctatgtgggaaagcctttaccAATTGTTCCggccttagacaacatgagagtactcacacaggagagaagccaTATCAGTGCCatctttgtgggaaagccttcactcagcCCTCTACCCTTAGATTGCatgagagaattcatactggagagaagccgtatgaatgtcatctatgtgggaaatccttcaggaCATGTTCGTATCTTAGAAACCATGAGAGAacccacactggagagaaaccctatgaatgtaatgtaTGTGGGAAAGCGTTCACTGATCGTTCCcaccttagacaacatgagaagactcatactggagagaaaccttataaatgtcatatatgtgggaaagctttcactcaTCGTTCTTACCTTAAGCAACATGAGATAGTTCACAATGGAGAAAAAGCATATGAGTGCCAGttatgtgggaaagtcttcaccCGTTCTTCTGCCCTTAGACAACACGAGAGGACTCACACCAGAGAGAAACCCtttgaatgtcatctatgtgggaaggcATTCACTGCATGTTCTGGCCGTAGACAACATGAgaggactcacactggagagaaaccctatgagtgCCATTTATGTGGGAAAGCGTACACTACATGTTCTCATCTTAGAGTAcataagagaactcacactggagagaaaccctatgaatgtcgtctatgtgggaaagctttcaccCGTTGTTCTGGCCTTAAACAGcatgagaggactcacacttgA
- the LOC119524736 gene encoding josephin-2-like, translating to MSQAPGAQPSPPSVYHERQRLELCAVHALNNVLQQQLFSQEAADEICKRPLSQLVLPQVLGLILNLPSPVSLGLLSLPLRRRHWVALRQVDGVYYNLDSKLRAPQALGGEDGVRAFLAAVLAQGPCEVLLVVTKEVEGKGSWLRTD from the exons ATGTCCCAGGCCCCGGGAGCTCAGCCGAGCCCGCCCTCCGTGTACCACGAGCGGCAACGCCTGGAGCTGTGCGCTGTCCACGCCCTCAACAACGTCCTGCAGCAGCAGCTCTTTAGCCAGGAGGCTGCCGATGAGATCTGCAAGAGGCCCCTGTCCCAGCTGGTCCTGCCCCAGGTGCTGGGGCTGATCCTGAACCTGCCCTCGCCCGTGTCTCTGGGACTGCTGTCCCTGCCCCTGCGCCGGCGGCACTGGGTGGCACTGCGCCAGGTGGACGGCGTCTACTACAACCTGGACTCCAAGCTGCGGGCGCCTCAGGCCCTCGGGGGTGAGGACGGCGTCAG GGCCTTCCTGGCGGCTGTGCTGGCGCAGGGCCCGTGTGAGGTGCTGCTGGTGGTGACCAAGGAGGTGGAGGGAAAGGGCTCCTGGCTGCGGACAGACTGA